A stretch of the Rhodohalobacter mucosus genome encodes the following:
- a CDS encoding 6-bladed beta-propeller, with amino-acid sequence MRYLIPLIALFLTSCNSNEREIQDHNDLEQISIDVSKSEEIMMSDFFDSIDYVTLKTPDSDVIGRIRKIVIQDDYMAFLDQAKNSIWIHTAEGEYVNEVAIPVGRGPGELEQIEDIVFTGNNEIHALGAFKIVVYKMDGEYQREVPFRFFIYRFTYDEDSELYIGYAANSLNDILDNTHSGKNLIVFNNKGEIVDSFLPIPEGRQELGYLVPNKFPTYNGETLFFPHLVDTVYTITSSGASPKYALDYDDYSVTDEVFARRSIYDNSEHSAFEFTENELWANDYVSNMTFFNETDAYIFFRIGVGRTQYNVIYDKNKKESKVGPMKFVNDMDFGFVPNIYASYDTALYSIIEAGDLIRQLNDLYENEPEKYAQPNTQNLVRLARSVSENNNPILQIATFKE; translated from the coding sequence ATGAGATACCTAATTCCACTTATCGCACTTTTTCTCACCTCTTGCAATAGCAATGAGCGTGAAATTCAAGATCACAATGATCTTGAGCAGATAAGCATTGACGTAAGTAAATCAGAAGAAATTATGATGTCAGATTTCTTTGATAGTATTGATTACGTCACTTTGAAAACACCTGATAGTGATGTAATTGGGAGAATACGCAAGATCGTTATACAAGATGATTACATGGCATTTCTCGATCAGGCGAAAAACAGTATTTGGATACACACAGCCGAAGGTGAATACGTGAATGAAGTTGCCATACCCGTCGGCAGAGGACCCGGTGAACTTGAACAAATTGAGGACATCGTTTTTACCGGTAATAATGAAATTCACGCTCTCGGTGCATTTAAGATCGTAGTTTATAAAATGGATGGTGAGTACCAGCGAGAGGTCCCTTTTCGATTTTTTATTTACCGTTTTACTTATGACGAAGATTCAGAACTATACATCGGCTATGCAGCCAACTCTCTTAACGACATACTTGACAATACCCATAGCGGGAAAAACTTAATCGTATTTAACAATAAAGGAGAGATTGTCGACAGTTTCTTACCTATTCCTGAAGGACGGCAAGAGCTGGGCTACCTGGTTCCGAACAAATTTCCAACATACAATGGTGAAACATTATTTTTTCCCCACCTTGTAGATACAGTTTATACGATTACATCTAGTGGAGCTTCTCCAAAATATGCCCTGGATTATGATGATTATTCGGTTACGGATGAAGTATTTGCAAGAAGATCCATTTACGATAATTCTGAACATTCGGCTTTTGAATTCACAGAAAATGAACTTTGGGCCAATGACTATGTAAGCAACATGACATTTTTTAATGAAACGGATGCTTACATATTTTTCAGAATCGGGGTTGGCCGCACACAGTACAATGTCATTTATGACAAAAACAAGAAAGAATCAAAAGTGGGGCCCATGAAATTTGTAAACGACATGGATTTTGGCTTTGTGCCAAACATCTATGCAAGCTATGATACCGCCCTTTATTCCATCATAGAGGCCGGCGATTTGATCCGGCAGTTGAACGACCTGTACGAAAACGAGCCGGAGAAGTATGCCCAGCCGAATACGCAGAACCTGGTAAGGCTGGCCCGGTCTGTTTCGGAAAACAACAATCCCATTCTTCAGATTGCTACGTTTAAGGAGTAA
- a CDS encoding DUF2459 domain-containing protein: protein MIISIRHAGFALLLLSATMIISGCLGPVKDLYPDDESMRPVTVYIVSHGWHAGIVTESSNIESFIPEHTEMPGAKYLMFEWGDGRYFPHEDPGFWLLVRAALWPTKSVIQVVGMDVPPVRYFSRSRVVKIQVTEEGMDKLGKFIQQRFRRNADGEVIMAADGLYRNSTFFEATGRYHLPKTSNTWTARALRQTGYPITPFYAFTSGNVIKQASKDGEVIRK from the coding sequence ATGATCATTTCTATCAGACATGCCGGCTTTGCGCTTCTGTTGCTATCAGCAACAATGATAATTTCCGGCTGCCTGGGACCCGTGAAGGATCTCTACCCCGATGATGAGTCAATGCGTCCGGTCACCGTCTATATTGTAAGCCATGGCTGGCACGCGGGTATTGTAACGGAGAGCAGCAATATTGAGTCTTTCATTCCGGAACACACGGAGATGCCCGGTGCGAAATACCTGATGTTTGAATGGGGCGACGGACGCTATTTTCCGCATGAAGATCCCGGATTCTGGCTGCTGGTCCGCGCCGCGCTCTGGCCGACAAAAAGCGTGATTCAGGTTGTTGGGATGGACGTTCCGCCGGTGAGATATTTCAGCAGAAGCAGGGTTGTGAAAATACAGGTAACCGAAGAGGGGATGGACAAACTGGGGAAATTTATTCAACAAAGGTTCCGGCGGAATGCGGATGGTGAAGTGATTATGGCAGCTGACGGACTCTATCGCAACAGCACCTTTTTTGAAGCCACGGGCCGTTACCACCTGCCAAAGACGTCGAATACGTGGACCGCCCGCGCACTCCGCCAGACGGGCTACCCGATTACGCCTTTCTATGCCTTTACATCGGGCAATGTTATTAAGCAGGCATCGAAAGACGGGGAAGTTATAAGGAAATGA
- the gcvP gene encoding aminomethyl-transferring glycine dehydrogenase — protein MHIQFGKESFSSRHIGPGEDQINDMLETVGASSLDHLIQETIPSKIRLDKPLDLPEALSEQDYLENIRSIATKNKIFRSFIGMGYYDTVTPNVILRNVLENPGWYTAYTPYQAEIAQGRLEALINFQTMVTDLTGMELANASLLDEGTAAAEAVSMLHSQRKGKKRKTANTFFISEGCHPQTIAVLKSRMEPIGIDLMVGNPEQLDVTHPELFGLLLQYPDTHGNVRDLTSLISAAHENSVYVAVAADLMSLTLLTPPGEMGADVVVGSTQRFGVPMGYGGPHAAYFATREDFKRQIPGRIIGVSQDAEGNAANRMALQTREQHIRREKATSNICTAQVLLAVISGFYGVYHGPQGLKRIASKIHGLTKLAASGLRELGYTIETETFFDTITVGGLDVGTIEKIRSEAFRRHINFRYSESEGRVGISFDETKHLSDLDDVLHVFAEAAGKGSSFDVNKASEAVTVSYPEELTRTTPFMDHPVFNQYHSEHEMLRYLKQLENRDLDLTHSMISLGSCTMKLNATAEMIPLTWPEFGKIHPFVPEDQAAGYHKLFDELERWLSEITGFRAVSLQPNSGAQGEYTGLMTIRAYHHAKGETNRNVTIVPSSAHGTNPASAVMAGMQVVVTKCDENGNIDLDDLREKVEKHSENLSSLMVTYPSTHGVFEEDIREICELIHEHGGLVYMDGANMNAQVGLTSPAQIGADVCHLNLHKTFCIPHGGGGPGMGPIGVVEKLVPFLPGHPVVKTGGDQGIAPVAAAPWGSASILTISHAYIRMMGAEGLKEATEVAILNSNYLKDRLKDHFPILYTGRGGRTAHEFIIDIRGFKQSAGIDAPDVAKRLMDYGFHAPTMSFPVPGTLMIEPTESESKEELDRFCDAMIGIRNEIRAIEEGRADAESNVLKHAPHTMRVVMSDEWNRPYSREEAAFPLAHLRFNKFWPAVSRVDDAYGDRNLVCTCMPLEAYADGQEPATVE, from the coding sequence ATGCATATTCAGTTTGGAAAAGAGTCCTTTTCATCGCGTCATATTGGTCCGGGCGAAGATCAGATAAATGACATGCTCGAAACCGTTGGGGCATCATCCCTGGATCATCTTATACAGGAGACCATCCCCTCAAAGATCAGGCTGGACAAACCCCTCGACCTGCCCGAAGCACTTAGCGAACAGGATTATCTTGAAAATATCCGCAGTATTGCCACCAAGAATAAAATATTCCGCTCCTTTATAGGAATGGGCTACTACGATACCGTTACTCCAAACGTGATTCTGCGGAATGTACTGGAAAATCCGGGTTGGTACACGGCCTACACGCCCTACCAGGCGGAGATCGCGCAGGGACGGCTGGAGGCACTGATTAACTTCCAGACAATGGTGACAGACCTCACCGGCATGGAGCTGGCCAATGCCTCTCTTCTCGATGAGGGAACAGCTGCCGCCGAAGCGGTATCAATGCTTCACAGTCAGCGAAAAGGAAAGAAAAGAAAAACAGCTAACACATTTTTTATATCTGAAGGCTGCCATCCGCAGACGATTGCCGTTCTGAAAAGCCGTATGGAGCCGATCGGAATTGACCTTATGGTGGGTAATCCCGAGCAGCTGGATGTTACCCATCCGGAACTTTTCGGTCTGTTGCTGCAGTATCCCGATACTCATGGAAATGTTCGCGATCTCACCTCTCTAATATCAGCAGCACACGAGAACAGTGTCTACGTGGCCGTCGCGGCCGACCTGATGTCGCTCACGCTGCTTACGCCTCCCGGAGAAATGGGGGCAGACGTAGTGGTTGGTTCCACGCAGCGGTTCGGAGTCCCAATGGGCTACGGAGGTCCGCATGCCGCCTATTTTGCCACACGCGAAGATTTCAAACGTCAAATTCCGGGACGCATCATCGGTGTAAGCCAGGATGCAGAGGGGAACGCAGCCAACCGAATGGCCCTTCAAACCCGCGAGCAGCATATTCGCCGTGAAAAAGCAACCTCCAACATCTGTACCGCACAGGTACTGCTGGCTGTGATCTCCGGTTTTTACGGTGTCTATCACGGTCCGCAGGGCCTGAAGAGGATTGCGTCCAAAATTCACGGTCTTACAAAACTGGCCGCCTCAGGGCTCAGAGAGCTGGGCTACACAATTGAGACGGAAACCTTTTTTGATACAATCACCGTAGGCGGATTGGATGTTGGCACCATTGAAAAAATTCGTTCGGAAGCCTTCAGGCGCCATATCAATTTCCGCTATTCCGAATCCGAAGGCCGCGTGGGCATTTCTTTCGACGAAACCAAGCACCTGAGCGACCTGGACGACGTACTCCATGTATTCGCTGAAGCGGCAGGAAAAGGCAGCTCTTTCGATGTAAATAAGGCTTCCGAAGCGGTGACGGTCAGCTACCCAGAGGAACTGACGCGCACCACGCCGTTTATGGATCATCCGGTATTCAACCAGTATCACTCCGAGCATGAGATGCTTCGATACCTCAAGCAGCTGGAAAATCGCGATCTGGATCTTACACACTCCATGATCTCGCTGGGGTCGTGCACCATGAAGCTGAACGCCACGGCGGAGATGATTCCGCTCACCTGGCCCGAATTCGGAAAAATCCATCCGTTTGTTCCGGAGGATCAGGCTGCCGGTTATCACAAGCTTTTTGATGAACTGGAGAGGTGGCTATCAGAAATCACCGGGTTTAGGGCCGTTTCACTGCAGCCCAATTCCGGCGCGCAGGGCGAGTATACGGGCCTGATGACCATCCGCGCCTACCACCATGCCAAAGGCGAAACGAACCGGAATGTGACCATCGTTCCGTCATCGGCGCATGGAACCAACCCTGCCAGCGCCGTGATGGCCGGCATGCAGGTGGTTGTTACCAAATGCGACGAGAACGGCAACATCGACCTGGACGACCTGCGGGAGAAAGTGGAGAAGCACAGCGAAAATCTCTCTTCGCTCATGGTCACCTATCCGTCAACTCATGGTGTGTTTGAAGAGGACATCCGTGAAATCTGCGAGCTGATACACGAGCATGGCGGACTGGTCTATATGGACGGCGCCAATATGAATGCCCAGGTTGGCCTTACCTCTCCGGCACAGATCGGGGCGGACGTGTGCCACCTGAATCTGCACAAGACGTTTTGTATTCCGCACGGCGGCGGCGGACCCGGAATGGGCCCGATCGGCGTAGTGGAGAAGCTGGTTCCGTTTCTGCCGGGTCACCCGGTGGTGAAAACCGGCGGCGATCAGGGTATTGCTCCCGTTGCGGCCGCACCCTGGGGCAGTGCCAGCATTCTCACCATCTCGCACGCCTACATCCGCATGATGGGTGCTGAGGGACTGAAGGAAGCGACGGAAGTGGCCATCCTGAACTCCAACTACCTGAAAGACCGGCTGAAGGATCATTTCCCGATTCTTTATACAGGCCGCGGCGGACGCACCGCCCACGAGTTTATCATTGATATACGCGGCTTCAAGCAGAGCGCGGGCATTGACGCCCCCGATGTGGCCAAGAGATTGATGGATTACGGCTTTCACGCCCCGACAATGTCATTCCCCGTTCCCGGTACGCTGATGATCGAGCCGACCGAGAGCGAATCGAAAGAGGAGCTGGACCGGTTTTGCGATGCAATGATTGGCATCCGCAACGAGATCCGCGCGATTGAAGAGGGACGGGCCGATGCAGAGAGCAACGTGCTGAAGCACGCCCCGCACACCATGCGCGTGGTGATGAGCGATGAGTGGAACCGCCCATACTCACGAGAAGAGGCAGCCTTCCCGCTGGCGCACCTGCGTTTCAACAAGTTCTGGCCTGCCGTGAGCCGCGTCGACGATGCCTACGGCGACCGTAACCTGGTTTGCACCTGCATGCCGCTCGAGGCATATGCAGACGGTCAGGAGCCTGCGACCGTAGAATAG
- a CDS encoding PH domain-containing protein encodes MMSEFQRQHPASAISGAFALIRENFVTILIFLFLGVSNENLDFLWWISGGFIVLLLLGFGSWWRFEYKIENGELHIRRGLFVRKNLYLTKDRIQVIDITAGLVQRLFGLVKVDIQTAGSSSREASIEAVSLQRAKEINRLLRGETDSSDAGESEEISETIDKPQKIFTLPGKELLIAASTSGSFGIAFSILATVFSQAEPLLDESEMYDIIIGLLPAQNDLFTIIVMVVIFAAAAWLLSFISTLLSYGDFKLEVKPDEMVISRGIFEKKRLTIPYNRIQAVHISEGIIRQPLGYASVHIESAGYGDDKGTGSIVLFPLMKRDELLLFLNDILPDYQKLHEGVRPPARAARRYMIRASVVITAITAALYWLLSLNNWVWIIPALSVYWGWLRYRDAAAALSEDVLVIRSRQLAKNTAYIKRKRIQDATISQSWIQCFRNLCTVTVHVASGDQGKSFSVTDLEAAEGRFLLKELKGHGMSYGDLQDIPAPEFTVKLPGWPHSLIGSDQAAAN; translated from the coding sequence ATGATGTCTGAATTTCAGCGACAGCACCCTGCATCGGCCATCAGTGGCGCCTTTGCCCTGATCCGCGAGAACTTTGTCACCATTCTCATCTTTCTGTTTCTGGGTGTGAGCAACGAAAACCTGGATTTTCTCTGGTGGATTTCGGGAGGTTTTATCGTTCTGCTGCTGCTCGGTTTCGGCAGCTGGTGGCGATTTGAGTACAAAATTGAAAACGGAGAGCTGCATATTCGCCGCGGGCTTTTTGTCCGGAAAAATCTTTATCTCACCAAAGACCGTATCCAGGTGATCGATATCACAGCGGGATTGGTCCAGCGGCTATTCGGCCTTGTGAAAGTGGATATACAGACGGCCGGCTCCAGCTCCAGGGAAGCATCGATCGAAGCCGTTAGCCTTCAGCGCGCCAAAGAGATTAACCGGCTGCTTCGCGGTGAAACGGATTCAAGCGATGCGGGAGAGTCCGAAGAAATTTCAGAGACAATCGACAAACCTCAAAAGATATTCACACTTCCGGGCAAGGAGCTGCTGATCGCGGCCTCAACCTCAGGCAGTTTTGGTATAGCCTTCTCCATTCTGGCCACGGTATTTTCACAGGCAGAACCGCTGCTCGATGAGTCCGAAATGTACGATATCATCATCGGCCTGCTGCCCGCCCAGAATGACCTTTTCACCATCATCGTCATGGTTGTGATTTTTGCGGCTGCAGCCTGGCTGCTCTCCTTCATCTCTACGCTTCTCAGCTATGGTGACTTCAAACTGGAGGTGAAACCGGATGAAATGGTGATCTCACGCGGCATCTTCGAAAAAAAGCGCCTCACCATTCCCTATAACCGGATTCAGGCTGTTCATATCTCAGAAGGAATTATCCGTCAGCCGCTCGGATACGCTTCCGTACACATCGAAAGCGCCGGATACGGGGATGACAAGGGAACCGGATCCATTGTACTTTTTCCGTTAATGAAACGGGATGAGCTGCTTCTGTTTCTGAACGACATCCTGCCCGACTACCAGAAGCTGCATGAAGGCGTGCGTCCGCCGGCCAGGGCGGCGCGGAGATACATGATCCGTGCTTCGGTTGTGATTACGGCCATCACTGCAGCACTCTATTGGTTGTTAAGCCTCAATAACTGGGTTTGGATTATCCCAGCGCTATCGGTTTACTGGGGATGGCTGCGCTACAGGGATGCCGCCGCTGCCTTAAGTGAGGACGTGCTGGTGATTCGCAGCCGGCAGCTCGCCAAAAATACCGCCTATATCAAGAGAAAACGCATTCAGGACGCCACCATCAGCCAAAGCTGGATCCAGTGTTTCAGGAATCTTTGTACGGTTACCGTACATGTGGCATCCGGCGACCAGGGCAAATCGTTTTCGGTTACCGATCTGGAAGCTGCCGAAGGGCGATTTCTGCTGAAAGAGCTGAAAGGGCATGGAATGTCATACGGTGATTTGCAGGATATCCCGGCACCGGAATTTACCGTCAAACTGCCGGGGTGGCCGCATTCATTGATCGGCAGCGATCAGGCGGCAGCAAACTGA
- a CDS encoding 6-bladed beta-propeller, with product MKKSIAFCLVFFLFLGCSEREENAVQNSSNPIVHPTEHAFLPDSVIGSVINTSEIFDTPLYSENELLVRIGKNEGQMEEILGSLTGAGVVGDDLLIIADDQQNMIRVYDLKTGGHLFPLARSGRGPGELFEIAALETNGRIVAAADRIQKIELFEWKDGDQFENRLIDIDFTPHFLCLLGDRLFVSGFHYVNKNTIHVYDVQDGQHIKSFHDAYPSESFMTQMMLSNNRVACNNSTGTVAVMNPYLPYVYGYNSEGERLWTSKLEDFAPVEATEFMSENGRPGVTKSIRPDGITDIYSQFISFEDSDFFLLQMNRMEKKDGETIHGQLLTMKIEAATGIGQVVNSEHPIIEDLPRNYTISKTNRPYPQISVYERNEP from the coding sequence ATGAAAAAGAGTATTGCTTTCTGCTTAGTGTTTTTTCTTTTTCTGGGTTGTAGTGAGCGTGAAGAGAATGCAGTTCAGAACTCCTCTAACCCAATCGTTCATCCCACTGAACATGCTTTTTTACCTGATTCAGTTATCGGCTCCGTCATTAACACGTCAGAAATATTTGATACCCCTCTCTACTCCGAAAATGAATTATTGGTAAGAATCGGGAAGAATGAAGGTCAGATGGAAGAGATTCTGGGATCGTTGACAGGGGCCGGAGTGGTGGGAGATGATCTGCTGATTATTGCAGATGATCAGCAAAATATGATTCGTGTTTACGACTTGAAGACAGGCGGACACCTTTTCCCCCTGGCACGAAGTGGGCGTGGACCGGGTGAGTTGTTTGAGATTGCAGCTTTAGAAACCAACGGCCGAATCGTTGCCGCGGCTGACCGGATTCAAAAGATCGAATTATTTGAGTGGAAAGATGGAGATCAGTTTGAAAACCGTTTGATCGACATCGATTTTACGCCTCATTTCCTCTGCCTGCTCGGCGATCGTCTTTTTGTTTCCGGATTTCACTATGTGAACAAAAACACGATTCATGTTTATGATGTACAGGACGGTCAGCACATCAAATCTTTTCATGATGCCTATCCTTCCGAGAGTTTTATGACTCAGATGATGTTGTCAAACAACAGGGTCGCTTGCAACAACTCAACGGGAACCGTGGCCGTTATGAATCCCTATTTACCCTATGTGTACGGGTACAATTCAGAAGGAGAACGGCTTTGGACATCAAAATTAGAGGACTTTGCACCGGTTGAGGCAACCGAGTTTATGAGTGAGAACGGAAGGCCCGGGGTTACCAAGAGTATCAGGCCTGACGGTATCACAGATATTTATTCTCAATTCATCTCATTCGAAGATTCCGATTTTTTCCTGCTGCAAATGAACAGAATGGAGAAAAAAGATGGCGAGACGATACATGGTCAATTATTAACCATGAAAATTGAAGCTGCTACAGGAATTGGGCAAGTCGTCAACTCTGAGCATCCAATTATTGAGGACCTGCCCCGGAATTATACCATCTCGAAAACCAACCGCCCTTACCCACAGATATCGGTATATGAAAGAAACGAACCTTAG
- a CDS encoding four helix bundle protein, which translates to MKQIKYDLENRLVDFGVLIIHLSSGMNSKSYGGMHLAGQLIRSGTSPGLHYGEAQSAESRRDFIHKMKLVLKELNESRANLKMIHKAKLHKSPTQVQSAIEECIELIKIFQASIQTARKCN; encoded by the coding sequence GTGAAACAAATAAAGTATGATCTTGAGAACCGATTGGTCGATTTTGGGGTACTGATTATTCATCTTTCCAGTGGGATGAATAGCAAATCTTACGGGGGAATGCATTTGGCCGGACAGCTGATACGCTCGGGCACTTCACCAGGATTGCATTATGGTGAGGCTCAAAGTGCAGAATCACGGCGTGATTTTATTCACAAAATGAAGCTTGTTCTTAAAGAGCTGAATGAGTCCAGAGCAAACCTGAAGATGATACACAAAGCCAAATTGCACAAATCACCCACTCAAGTTCAATCTGCAATAGAAGAGTGTATTGAGTTGATCAAAATATTTCAGGCTAGTATACAGACTGCCAGAAAATGCAATTGA
- a CDS encoding response regulator, which translates to MEKKKVVIVEDDRLLAIVLRKMAKSMNFEVVSVAHGGEDAIRMVEKHRPDLIMMDIMLADSVTGVEAMQKIRQHSDVPVIYISAQTDADTRRTAMEVTNSFYLMKPVNIHELKSALVNVQFAAA; encoded by the coding sequence ATGGAAAAGAAAAAAGTAGTCATCGTAGAAGACGACCGGTTGCTGGCCATTGTACTCAGAAAAATGGCCAAATCAATGAATTTTGAAGTGGTTAGCGTTGCCCATGGCGGCGAAGACGCCATCCGGATGGTGGAAAAGCACCGGCCCGACCTGATCATGATGGACATCATGCTTGCCGACAGCGTAACCGGCGTGGAGGCCATGCAGAAAATCAGGCAGCACTCCGATGTGCCGGTTATCTACATCTCCGCACAAACGGACGCGGACACCAGGCGAACGGCGATGGAAGTGACGAACTCATTCTATCTGATGAAGCCGGTCAATATCCACGAACTGAAATCCGCGCTCGTCAACGTTCAGTTTGCTGCCGCCTGA
- a CDS encoding ZIP family metal transporter: MEELSISQWFLGLHPVWQAFIGGSFCWLTTSIGASVVFIRREVSRKFLDTSLGFAAGVMIAASIWSLIEPSMAMAESLGYSFEWVPATSGFLLGALVIRLGDAYLPHLHLGLPQDMAEGIKTKWRRATLLVMAITLHNIPEGLAIGVLFGAAASGIDPTGTATVAAAIVLALGIAMQDLPEGMAVSMPLRGEGVSAARSFNYGQLSGMVTAPSAALGAMAVIAIQPILPYALGFAAGAMIFVVVEELIPTSQREGNTDIATLGTIIGFCVMMVLDVSLG, encoded by the coding sequence ATGGAAGAATTGTCGATTTCGCAATGGTTTCTGGGGCTGCACCCTGTCTGGCAGGCTTTTATAGGCGGCAGTTTTTGCTGGTTAACAACATCCATCGGTGCTTCCGTCGTATTTATCCGACGGGAGGTAAGCAGAAAATTTCTTGACACTTCACTTGGATTTGCTGCGGGAGTGATGATTGCGGCCTCTATCTGGTCGCTCATTGAGCCCTCAATGGCTATGGCGGAGTCGCTGGGTTACAGTTTTGAGTGGGTACCGGCCACATCCGGATTTCTGCTCGGTGCACTTGTGATACGGCTTGGGGATGCATATCTGCCGCATCTGCATCTGGGTTTACCCCAAGATATGGCTGAAGGAATTAAGACCAAATGGCGACGGGCTACGCTTCTGGTGATGGCCATTACGCTTCACAATATCCCGGAAGGACTGGCGATTGGGGTTCTTTTCGGTGCTGCAGCATCCGGTATTGATCCCACCGGCACCGCAACCGTAGCCGCCGCCATTGTACTTGCACTGGGAATTGCGATGCAGGATTTGCCGGAGGGAATGGCCGTTTCCATGCCGCTTCGGGGTGAGGGCGTATCAGCTGCGCGAAGCTTCAACTATGGCCAGCTTTCCGGTATGGTTACCGCACCCTCGGCCGCATTGGGAGCCATGGCCGTGATTGCCATTCAGCCTATACTGCCATACGCGCTTGGCTTTGCAGCCGGCGCAATGATTTTCGTGGTTGTGGAAGAGCTCATTCCCACATCCCAGCGCGAAGGAAATACGGACATTGCCACACTCGGAACAATCATTGGCTTCTGCGTCATGATGGTGCTGGATGTTTCGCTGGGCTGA